One part of the Marichromatium purpuratum 984 genome encodes these proteins:
- a CDS encoding head maturation protease, ClpP-related: MPDTTPHIDLDGVVGWDILADDVRQALAEVADVILRLHSPGGDVAEGVAIHNAIRDHRRAGHHVTVEVAGLAASMATYIACAADRIQVEDNATWMVHNPWTIAWGDHRELRKTSGILESLAGVLGRAYQPRLDATGRSARADMDEETWLFGDEIVAAGYADALIPAGEGAETKHEALALARGAFDRMTRTLRERADADSLDRIAALLPRAAAPTAPPQEPAMSKPSPSAAEPAAHDPAATSDPASAPTATGEAPPAPLAPDVEARIQAALAAERERVGAIQARCAQVGMPDLAADLIAEGVTLAECNARIVNAWVEAGGPEMRQATSATAPSAQHAAEVDAARQRLRAQVAGRPSGQE; encoded by the coding sequence ATGCCCGATACCACCCCCCACATCGATCTCGACGGCGTCGTCGGCTGGGACATCCTGGCCGACGATGTGCGCCAGGCGCTGGCCGAGGTCGCCGACGTCATCCTCCGGCTGCACTCGCCCGGCGGCGATGTGGCCGAGGGCGTGGCGATCCATAACGCCATCCGTGACCACCGTCGCGCCGGTCACCACGTCACCGTCGAGGTGGCGGGGCTGGCCGCGTCGATGGCGACCTATATCGCGTGCGCGGCCGATCGCATCCAGGTCGAGGACAACGCGACCTGGATGGTGCACAACCCCTGGACCATTGCCTGGGGTGATCACCGCGAGCTGCGCAAGACCTCCGGCATCCTCGAATCCCTCGCCGGCGTGCTCGGTCGCGCCTATCAGCCTCGGCTTGACGCCACCGGGCGCAGCGCGCGCGCCGACATGGACGAGGAGACCTGGCTCTTCGGTGACGAGATCGTGGCCGCCGGCTATGCCGATGCGCTCATTCCCGCCGGCGAGGGCGCCGAGACCAAGCACGAGGCGCTCGCGCTCGCCCGCGGCGCCTTCGACCGCATGACCCGCACGCTGCGCGAGCGCGCCGATGCCGACTCGCTCGATCGCATCGCCGCGCTGCTGCCGCGCGCCGCCGCGCCAACCGCCCCTCCACAGGAACCCGCCATGTCCAAGCCATCCCCGTCGGCGGCCGAGCCGGCCGCGCACGACCCTGCCGCCACGTCCGATCCCGCCTCGGCGCCCACCGCGACCGGCGAGGCGCCGCCGGCACCCCTCGCGCCCGATGTCGAGGCACGCATCCAGGCCGCGCTGGCCGCCGAGCGCGAGCGCGTCGGCGCCATCCAGGCGCGTTGCGCTCAGGTTGGCATGCCCGACCTGGCCGCCGACCTCATCGCCGAGGGCGTCACCCTCGCCGAGTGCAACGCGCGCATCGTCAACGCCTGGGTCGAGGCCGGCGGCCCCGAGATGCGCCAGGCCACCAGCGCCACCGCGCCGAGCGCGCAACACGCCGCCGAGGTCGACGCCGCGCGGCAGCGGCTGCGCGCCCAGGTCGCCGGGCGCCCGTCCGGTCAGGAGTGA